Proteins encoded together in one Vicia villosa cultivar HV-30 ecotype Madison, WI unplaced genomic scaffold, Vvil1.0 ctg.000927F_1_1, whole genome shotgun sequence window:
- the LOC131632319 gene encoding uncharacterized mitochondrial protein AtMg00810-like yields MNLDKKFSKLIQGEFEMSMMGEPNYFLGLQIKQLKEGNFVSQTKYCQELIKRFDMAKSKIIDTPMPTAVNLDQDEHGYSDSDFSGCKLDRKSTSGTCHFFSNSLVSWHSKKQVFVALSTAEAEYVAAGNCCAQILWLKQQLLDYNVRLDHIPIFCNNTSAIILTKNPILHSCTKHIEIRHHFLRDHVEKGDVVFEHVESKN; encoded by the exons ATGAACCTAGACAAGAAGTTTTCTAAGCTTATACaaggagaatttgagatgagcatgatgggtgaaccaAACTACTTCCTTGGTCttcaaataaaacaactaaaGGAAGGTAACTTTGTGAGCCAAACCAAGTATTGTCAAGAACTAATCAAGCGATTTGACATGGCAAAATCAAAGATCATTGACACCCCAATGCCTACTGCCGTCAATCTTGATcaggatgaacatg GTTATTCCGACTCTGACTTTTCCGGTTGCAAGTTGGATAGGAAGAGCACTAGTGGCACTTGTCACTTCTTTTCAAACTCTTTAgtgagttggcatagcaagaaacaagtgtttgttgctttgtcaaccgccgaAGCGGAATATGTGGCTGCCGGAAATTGTTGTGCCCAAATATTGTGGCTTAAACAACAATTACTCGACTATAATGTGAGACTTGATCATATTCCAATCTTTTGTAACAACACTAGTGCTATCATTCTAACAAAGAATCCAATTTTACACTCATGcactaaacatatagagattagaCACCATTTCCttagagatcatgtagagaaaggcgATGTTGTATTCGAGCATGTTGAAAGTAAAAATTAA